In Paramormyrops kingsleyae isolate MSU_618 chromosome 13, PKINGS_0.4, whole genome shotgun sequence, a single window of DNA contains:
- the LOC111836477 gene encoding cocaine- and amphetamine-regulated transcript protein-like, translated as MERSRLWTSVAVCAVLLSVASAAETNDSDQELEVDTRALMDFYPKSPNLTNEKQLLGALQEVLEKLQSQRISPWEKKFGQVPTCHVGEQCAVRKGSRIGKMCDCPRGAFCNFFLLKCL; from the exons ATGGAGAGGTCCAGACTATGGACGAGCGTTGCTGTCTGCGCCGTGTTGCTGTCCGTCGCCAGCGCTGCTGAAACAAACGACTCGGATCAGGAATTAGAAGTTGATACTAGAGCTTTAATGGATTTTTACCCAAAAAGTCCAAATCTGACCAACGAAAAGCAGCTT CTCGGAGCTCTACAAGAAGTTCTGGAAAAACTACAGAGCCAACGCATTTCACCGTGGGAAAAGAAATTCGGACAAGTTCCCACG TGCCACGTGGGTGAGCAGTGCGCGGTGAGAAAGGGATCGAGGATCGGAAAGATGTGCGACTGTCCACGGGGGGCGTTCTGCAATTTTTTCTTGCTTaagtgtttgtga